In Streptomyces sp. HUAS ZL42, the DNA window GGAGTGGACGCCTGCGCGGGCCAGGAGTGTGGTGGCCTCGGCGTCGCGGGCGATGCGCGGCAGGTCCTTGTCGCCGACGTGGCGTACCAGCACGGGCCGACCGGAATGGACGCACAGGGTGACCAAGCGGTCACCGTCGTACGCGGCGAGGTCACCGGGAGGGTCGGCGGCGCGCAGAGCCACGGTGGGGTGGGTCGCCTTGAGGGCGAGGGCGCGGAAGAGCTCCCGGCCGTTGTCCGGTCTGCGCGTACGGCGGCATGCCAGGGCCGAGTCGAGAACGTCCACGGCGACTATGTCGGCGAGCTCGTGGGTGGCGATCTCGGCCAGCTCGTCGGCGGTCTGCTCCACCTCCAGCGTCGTGCCTACGCGGGTGGAGGCTTCGGCGATGAGGGCGAGGCGGCGCCGGGCCCGGTCGGCCTCGCCGGCCGCGCGGTGCCGCTCGGTGACGTCCACGACCGAGGCGGCGGCACCCAGGACCCGTCCGCCGGGGTCCTCGAGCCGGTAGAAGGAGAGGGACCAGGCGTGGTCGTGGTCGGGGTCGGCCGGGGGACGGCCCACGTGGTACTGGTCGAGCAGCGGAGTGCCGGTGGTGAGGACCTGACGAAGAGCGGACTCGACGGTGTCGACGTCGGGAAAGGGCAGGGTCTCCCTCAGGCGACGGCCGATGTGGTCTTCGGCGGGGATCCCGTCGATACGCTCCAGCGCCGGGTTGACCAGGAGATACCGCAGATCGGGGTCCATGAGGGCCAGACCTATCGGAGACTGGTTGATCAGCCGCTCGCACAGAGCCAGATCGGTCTCGACACGCTGGAGCAGGGTGTGGTCGGCCGCGATGCCCAGGGCGTAGACACCTCCGAGATCGTCCTGCAGCCGCATGTTGCGGAACTCCATCAGGCGGCTGCTGCCGTCCTTGTGCCGGACGGGGAACGCGCCGGCCCAGCCCCGCCCTGTCTCCAGCACCTCCGCGAACAGCTTCCTCACGGCCTGCAGGTGCTCGGGGTGAATGAACAGGCGCGCCGCGTACCTGCCGAGGGCCTCCTGTGCCGTATAGCCGAAGAGCTCCTCGGCCTGCGGCGTCCAGAACACGATGCGACCGTCGGCGTCGACGACGACGGCGGCAACGCTCAGCACATCCAGCAGGCCGGTGGGCCGTGGCGGCTCGGGGGCGTACTCGCCACCGTTGGACGGGAAGGATTCGGCTGTCATCCCAGATCCTCCTCCACCCGGCCGACAGCACGTGCCGACCACTGTCGACACCGTTGTCATCGACGCATGTCCGCGTTCTGGCTACCGGCAATTCCCATGGTCTCTCCGGCCCGCGTCATTGCCCAGCCCGGGTGCCGCGGGCGGCACGTCCGAAACCCTGCCCGAGCCGGCCGCCGGCCGCCGTTTCGCGTGTCCGCCGTCGCCCGTGCCGTCGTACGGTGGCCCTATGACCGACCGTCCGCAGGACGTCGTAGAGGCCGCCTTCCGCCACTACAGGTCGCAGGACCGAGCCGCGGCCCTGCCCCTCTACTCCGACGACTTCACCTTCACCAGCCCGCGGGACGACCACATCGACAAGGCGGCGTTCTTCGACCGGTGCTTTCCGACGGCCGACCGGATGACGGACCAGCGGCTGCTGCACGTCACCCCGGCCGACGACGAGATCGTCCTCGTCCACTACGAGTACGAGCTCACGTCGGGCGGGCGGTACCGCAACGTCGAGGCGATCACGGTGCGAGAGGGGCTCATCCGCGAGGTGCAGGTGTTCTTCGGCGGCAGGGTGTGAGCCGGCGCGGCGGTTTCGGTAGTCCTCTGGATGCGGGCGAACGGGCTTCCCGAGCCTGAGCGAAGGGACTATGTGTTGGGCTGGATCATCTTTTTCGCCGTCATCATGGCCCCGTCCCTGATCGGCGTGACCTTCGCGGTCCGCACCGCCCGCCGGGTCGGCAAGGCGGACCGGGCGATGCGTGCCCTGGCCGCTCGGCCTGGCTGGCAGCAGCTCAAGCGCGACAAGGCCGGAGCAGTGCCAACGGAGTCGTAGCAGTGTGGGCCGGTTCGTTGCTGCACGTCACCCCGGCCGACGACGAGATCGTCCTCGTCCACTACGAGTACGAGCTCACGTCGGGCGGGCGGTACCGCAACGTCGAGGCGATCACGGTGCGAGAGGGGCTCATCCGCGAGGTGCAGGTGTTCTTCGGCGGCAGGGTGTGAGCCGGCGCGGCGGTTTCGGTAGTCCTCTGGATGCGGGCGAACGGGCTTCCCGAGCCTGAGCGAAGGGACTATGTGTTGGGCTGGATCATCTTTTTCGCCGTCATCATGGCCCCGTCCCTGATCGGCGTGACCTTCGCGGTCCGCACCGCCCGCCGGGTCGGCAAGGCGGACCGGGCGATGCGTGCCCTGGCCGCTCGGCCTGGCTGGCAGCAGCTCAAGCGCGACAAGGCCGGAGCAGTGTGGGCCGGTTCGTTGAGAACCTGACGAGCACGGTCGACGCACACCGGCTGGTCGTCGTGTTCGACGTGCCGAGCAGCGGACCGTACCTGCGTCTGGAGCGCAACTGGAGTGCGGCGGAGCTCGGGCTCACCTTCCACAAGGATGCGCCGTACCACCCGCTTCCCGGCGTGGTGGACATGGACAGGCTGCTGGAGGAACTGGCGGGGATGCTTCCGGACCTCGTCTCGCTCGCCGGGGGCCGGGCGCCGGAGCGCTGAACGCCCTCATGGGGCCTGCGCCGGGATTTGACAGACAGGGCAGAGCTCGAACCGTCCGTTGTTGACGACGCTTCCCCAGCCGCGGCAGTTGTCGCAGTCGCGGGCACGGGCGATGTTCACGTGGTGGGCAGTGACAGGAGCGTTCGGGTGGGCTCCGTGGATCATGCGGCCGTACTCCTCGGGTAGAGGTCTCGCACGGCAGAACTATTACATGCCTCTCAAAAATATCCAATTCGGGCAATAGCGGGCCTTGGAAGCCCGCCCGTTCACGACTCCGTTGGCACGCCAGGACCGCGTCTCAGCCCGCTGCCTTCCCGATGAGCTCGACGATCATTGCCTCGGTGGCGGCGGTCAGCTCCGTCAGGGCGTAGGCGGTGGGCCACATGGTGCCTTCGTCGAGTTTCGCCTGGTCGCTGAAGCCGAGCGTGGCGTACCTGGTCTTGAACTTCTGCGCGCTCTGGAAGAAGCAGACGACCTTGCCGTCCCTGGCGTACGCGGGCATCCCGTACCACAGCTTCGGCGAGAGGTCCGGCGCGGCGGACCTGACGATCTCGTGGAGCCGCTCGGCGAGGGCGCGGTCCGCATCCGCCATCTCGGCGATCTTCGCGAGTACGTCCTTCTCGGCGTCCGCCTTGGCCGTGCGCGGGCTGCGTCGCGCGGACCTCTTCAGCTCCTGGGCGTGCTCCTTCATCGCCTCGCGTTCCTCGGCCGTGAACCCGTCGAACTTCCCCTCGGTCGAGGCAGCGCTCCGGGCGGACTTCCGTGTGTTCGTCATGGCAGGTTTTCCTTTGCTGTCTTGGCAGTTTGATCGGGGGGCGCGTGCTGGGCGGCGGTCAGCCGAGCCAGCCGCCGTCACGCATGAGTTCACGACCCGGCAACTCGTCCGCCTCGCGCCAGGCCTGGATGCGGCGCGGGGTGATACGGAACCAGCGGTACGGCGTGGCCAGTGTGCGCGGGTCGAAGCCGGTGCGCACGGCAAACCGGTCACCCCGCTGCTGCGGCAGTGCCTCGATCTCGAGGACCTCGACCTCGCCTTCGATCATGGACACGTCGCGCGTGTGGCCCAGCCCCAGCCGCGTCATCCGTGTGGCGGTCAGGTTTCTGCCGGTCGGGCTGTCGGCCGGGGTGGCCACCAGCAGCGTCTCGCCGTCCCAGTCGAAGGACAGCGGCACCAGATAGGGGGCGCCGTCCGTGGCGGCACTGGCCACCCAGACGTCGACGTCATGGGTGAGCCGGTGCTCGGTGTCGCGGCGACGCACAGCGCGGGGGCGCGGGTCGCCGGCGTGAGAGTCCATGGTCACTCCTGTGATCGCGGGGCTCGATCGACCCGGTGTGTTGTCCTGCCGGGCTTGATCGGTGTGGTCACAGCCTCTCCCGGCCAGGGCTCGGTCCACCTCCGTGCCCAGCACGGAACCCACCACGGAAACACCACGGAGACCACCCCGGATGATCGGATAATGGCTCGGTGTCCAGTCCAGTGATCTCGGCTCGGGAATCCGAAGTGCTCGCGCTGCTCGGGCAGCACCTCAGCAACGCGGAGATCGCCGCGCAGCTGTTCATCTCCGTGCGCACGGTCGAGTCCCACGTCTCCGCGCTGCTGCGCAAGCTTCAGGTGCCGGACCGGCGGGCGCTCTCCCGGCGCGCGGCCGAACTCGCCCGCGCCGAGCAGCCACGCCCGGTACCAGCCCTCCCGGCACCCCTGACAGCGTTCATCGGCCGGGTACGGGAGCGCGCGGAGCTGGCCGAGGCGGTGAAGACACGTCGGCAGGTGACCGCCGTCGGTCCGGGCGGGGTGGGGAAGACCCGGCTCGCGCTGGCGGTGGCGACGGAGGCGGCCGGCGACTTCGTCGACGGGGTGTGGTTCGTCGACCTGGCCCCAGTCACCGACCCGGGGCGGGTGGGGGCGGCGGTCGCGGCGGCCGTGGGTGTGGGGGAGCAGCCCGGGCGTGGTATCGACGAGGCGCTGCTGGCCACGCTGGCGGACCGCCAGGCGCTGCTCGTGCTGGACAACTGCGAGCAGATACGCGACGGGGTGGCGCCGTTCCTGGAACGGCTGCTGACGGCCTGCCCCCGGTTGCGGGTGCTCGCCACGAGCCGGGCCCGGATGATGGTGCCCTTCGAGTGGGTCTTCCCGGTTCCGCCGCTGTCCTGGGCCGGCGGTGGCGATTCGGAGGCCGTGACCCTGTTCATGGAACGGGCGGCGGCGGTCGGCCGGCCGCCGGATCCCTCGGTACGCGACCGGATCGCGGCCATCTGCGAACGGCTCGACGGGATGGCGCTGGCGATCGAGCTGGCGGCGGCACGGTGGCCCACGCTCGGACTGGACGGCCTCACGGCCGGCCTCTCCGACCAGCTGCGGATCCTCGCCGGGGGACCTCGCGCGGACGACAGGCACCGGTCGGTGCGGGCGGCGCTGGACTGGAGCCACGACCTGCTTCAGCCGCAGGATCAGGCGCTGCTGCGCCGGATTTCGGTGTTCGTCATGCCGTTCACCGCTGAGGCGGCCACCGCGGTGGCCGCCTTCGCCCCGCTGGATCCGGCCGCGGTCGCCGACGGGCTCGGCAGCCTCGCCGAACAGAGCCTGCTCACCGCGGCACCCTCCGCGACCGGCACCCGGTACCAGGCGCTGGAGACCATCCGTCAGTACGGCGCGGAGCGGCTCGCCGACGCCGGTGAATCGACGGACGTCCGATCCCGCCACGTGGGGTGGTGCCTGGCCGACGCGAACGCCCTCACGGGAGGTGAAGGCGCGGACTGGCGTGCGCGGTTCGACGCGATGGCGGAGGACCTGAGAGCCGCCCTGACCTGGGCCGCCGACCAGCCGGAGCAGCGTGCGGACGCCTGCCGTCTGGCCCTGTCCCTGGCCGAGTTGACCTTCACCCGCAACCTGCTCGGCGAGGCCCAGCAGCGGTTCGAGCAGGCGGCCGCGCTCGCCGATGACGCCGCCGGTGCGGCGGCGCTGCGGGAGGCCGCGGGGGTGGCCGGTTGCCGCAGGCTCGGCGACGACATGTTCCGCCTGCATCGTGCCGCCGCGGAGGCCGCGCGCCGGGTTGGTGACACCACCGGCGCCGGCCGTGACCTGGCGGCCGCAGCCACCGTCGCGTACCGCTTCTCCAGCGAGTTCACACGGATCCCCGCCGCGGACGAGGTGACCGCGGTGCTCAGGGCGGCGCGAGAGCTGTCCGGCGACGGCGACCCGGCGGCCGAGGCGGCCGTCGCGCTGGCCGAGGCGGCGGTGATCGCGGATGCCTTCGGCTCGGTCCAGGGAGATGCGGACAACACCGCGCACGAGACGGTCAGGTGCGCCGAGAAGGCCGTCGAGCTCGCCCGGCGGGCGGGCGACCCGGTGGCTGAGTCCGCCGCTCTCGACGCGCTCTCCGGCGCCCGGACCTGGGCCGGTGAGTCGTTCGGCGCCGCGGCTGCCGCCCGGCGCCGCATCGACATTCTGGCTTCGGTGCCGCACACACCCGCCAGTACGCACGAGCACATGGACGCCCTCGCCATGGCCGCCGGAACCGCTCTCGGCGTGGGTGAGCTGGCGCGGGCACGCCAGTGGGGCAGGGAGCTCGCCGACCACCCGCTGTTCGCCGAGGTGGGCCATCACGCAACGTCCTGGCTGCTGATCGCGGACGCGTTCGCGGGCCGTGCCGGCGACGTACTCACCCGCAGCGTGAGATTCATGGATGCGTGGAAGCAGAGCGGCCGGCAGCGGTCGTTCTCGCTCGGCCCGGCCGCCGCGTCGGTAGCGATGATCCACGGCCTGCGCGGCGACCACGACGCCCGGGCAAGCTGGCTCGCGATCGTCGACCAGGCGGGCACCGCGTCGGAGCACCGGCACGGCTACGGTGCGGTCTTCGACGCCATGGTCCTGCTTCATCACGGGGACCCGGACGCGGCCCTGGAGCGGGTCGCACCGGAGCCGGAACAGGTGTGGAAATGGGTCTCCTGGATCTGGCTGCACTGGTACGTGGCGCTGCGGGCGGAGGCCTCGGTGCTCGCCGGGCACCCGGACGCCCGGGACCGGATCGAGGCCGCCCGGAGTGTTGTCGCCGGCAACCCGGTCGCCACCGCCCAGCTGGAGCGGGCTCAGGCGCTGCTGGACGGCGACGTGACACGGCAGCTCGCCGCGGCAGCGGCATTCGACGCGGCCGGCTGCCACTACCAGTCGGCGCGCACGCTGCTGCTCGCCGGGAACGGCCATGCCGCAGCCGGTACGGCTGCGCTCGCCGGCCTTGGCCTCGCTCCCGCGTGCGGATGAGCCGGCGGAGTGATTCGTGGCGAATTGCCACTGTGTCGAGAAGCGTCGGATGGTGGATGAGGAGGTGGTTCGCCGACATGCCGTCTGCCGGGCACGACGGGTGACCACCGCTCGTGCGCGGGTGGCCGCAGGAGCACAGACATGGTGAGCACCACGAACGGTCAGCAAGACCAGGCCGCTGTGAGTGGCCGGAGCGAAGGCCTCAGGTCTCTCGCCTGGGGCGCCGTGGTGTTCTGGCTCGCGGCGTGCACCGTCGTCCTCGTGGTGAGCGGCATCGCGTTCGGGCGGGACACGCGACTTGCTCCCTTCCTCGTCGTCCTTCCCGCGCTGATCGCCGGGAGGGGCACCGTGCGGCAGACCTCTGTCGCCTCGGTCTGGGTGACCTTGATCATCATCGGCTCTCTGATCGACAGACCGCTGGAGACGGCGGGGGCCAATCTGGTCGTGGTCGTGTTCGCGATGGTGTTCAGCGGCCTGAGCGTGGCCCGTGCGGAGCAGCGCGTCCGCCATGAGGGAGAAATCGCCCGCCTGAGGTCAGCGGCTGCCGCTCTCCAGCGGCAGATTCTGCGGCCGTTTCCCCTGGTGACCGATGAGCTCATCGTCCATGGGCTGTACGAGCCCGTGGAGGAGGACAGCCGGGTCGGGGGCGACATCTACGAGGTGGTGGCCTCACCGTACGGCAGTCGTGTCTTCATCGCCGACGTCCAGGGCAAGGGCCTGCCGGCCATAGGCGCCGCCTTCGCCGCACTGAGTACTTTCCGGGAGGCCGCGATGGCGGAGCCGACGCTCACCGCCGTGGTCGACCTTCTCGAGGAGGCTGTTCTGCGGCACAACTCCTTCGCCGAGCACGTGGGTGAGCGTGAGCGCTTCGTCACCGGCGTGGTTCTCAGCGTCGGCTCCGAGCTGGAGGTCCAGGCGATCAACTGCGGTCACGTTCCGCCCCTGCTTCTGCATGGTGAACACGCCGGGCCGGCGCTGCGGGACGAGCCGAGTGTCCCGTTGGGGCTGGACTCCCTGGCTCCCGGACCACGCACCGTCGAATGGTTCGCCTTCCCTGCGGACAGCGCTCTGCTGTTGTGCACGGACGGAGTCACCGAGGCCCGCGACCCGGCGGGCAGGTTCTATCCGCTGGAGGAACGCGCGGCGGCGTTGGGGAGTGTCCCGGTCGGCGAGGTGGCTCCGACTCTCTACCGGCAGCTTCAACAGCACACCGCCGGCGCCCGCAGCGACGACACCGCTGTCCTGGTCCTCCGTAGGAGATCCACGGCAGGAGGGCACTGAAGGGCGCGCGTCGCTGTGGCGGTGGGACCCGGATCTGTCTCAGGGGGTCCTTGGGGGTCCTAGGGGCGGATCCCGTCGCACGCGATGGGCAGATGCCGTGGCCCGCGCAGTACTGCGTTCTGCCGGTACGGGGGTGGGTCCTCCAGCAGACGGGGGTTTTCCAGCCTCCTGGCCAGCTCCGACAAGGCGAACTGTGTCTCCAGCCGGGCGAGCGGTGCGCCGAAGCAGCTGTGGATGCCGCTGCCCAGGCCGAGGTGCTGGATGTCCCGGCGGTCCGGGTCGAAGCGGTCGGGGTCCTCGAAGCGCTGAGGGTCGCGGTTGCCGGACGCCAGAACCAGCCAGAGGGAGGCTCCCTTGGGGATGGTGACGCCGCGGACCTCGATGTCGGCGAGGGTGGTGCGCTGTGGCACCAGTTGTACCGGCGGCTCGAAGCGCAGCAGCTCCTCGACGATGGGCACCGCCAGCCGAGGATCCGCCCGCAGCCGCTCGAGTACGTCGGGACGGCGCAGCAGGGTCAGCATTCCGTTGGTGATGAGATTGACGGTGGTCTCGTGTCCCGCGATCAACAGCAGCGCCGCGGTGCTGAGCAGCTCCATCGTCGTCATCGGGCCGTCCTCGCCCTTGGCGGTCGCCAGCTGGGAGAGCATGTCCTCGCCGGGATTCGTGCGGCGCTCCTCGATCAGGCCGGCCAGGTACATGCCCAACTCCATACGGGCGTCGTGCGCGCCCTTGCCGCGCTCGGTGGGATCCGCGTCCGGGTCGGGGTCCAGGCTCGCGGCGAGTGTGTCCGCCCAGGTGTGGAAGCGCGCCTCGTCCTCGCGCGGCACCCCGAGCAGCCGGCAGATCACGGTGACCGGAAAGGGGTACGAGAACTGCTCCACCAGGTCGATCCGGCCAGGGTCGCCGAGGCCGTCGATGAGGCCGGAGACGATGTCGTGGAGCTCCCCGCGCATACCGTCGACACGGTGCGGGGAGTGCGGCGGGCCGAAGGGCCGGTTCGTCATGCGTCGCAGCCGGTCGTGTTCCGGCGGGTCGAGCCGCAGGAACCCGGGAGGCAGGGCGCTCTCCTCCCGGGCCGGTTCGGCCAGCGGGTCGCGGGCGGTCGAGGCCAGATTGCGGGCGTCGGAGCTGATCCGAGGATCGTGCAGGAGGCTGCGGATCTCGTAGTAGGTGCTGATGACGTATGGCCCGCCGTCTTCGTGGTGTACCGGCGTCTTCCGCAGCTGTTCGTAGATCGGGTACGGATTGGCGCGGTTGGCGTGGTCCAGGATCTGGTGCAGCAAGGATTGCGTCATGGCGAGTCCTCGTGGCCGTACGGGTCAGTGCGCGGGGGTGAACGTCATCCGGCGGTCGGCCGGCGAGTAGCCGCCGAGTGTCACGGTGGGGCCGTGAGTGGGGACCGAAGGATCGGGGAAGTCGGCGTCGATCGGCCGCTGTCCGTCCGAGCGCCGGTCGACCGTGGGGAACGACGGCGGGAACGGCGCGGTGGTCTCGATCAGCTCCTGGTAGAACGGCAGCCACCGGGCGTGGTCGAAGGCGACCGCGCCGATGACGCGCCCCTGATACCCGTAGACGCCCAGGAACCGGTGATCCTTGAGCGATCCCTGCGAGATGAGGATCTCCGTCCCCAGCGACGGCACCCCGACCGACTTGATGTTGACTCCGAACTGCGAGGACCAGAAGGCCGGCACTTCCATGTGGGGGATGCGGTCGGTGCTCTCGCTGATCATGTTGTGCGCCGCGATCCGGGCCTGGGAGACGGCGTTGCCCCAGTGCTCCAGAGACAGGAACTGGTAGCCGAACAGGGGGTGCGGGCAGCGTGCGACGTCGCCCGCCGCATAGATGTCGTCGGTGACGATTCCGCGGATGTCGAAGGCGCGGCAGCCGGCGTCGCACGCGATGCCTCGGGGGCCTGCCCCGAGTCCGGATCCGGCGAGCCATTCGGTGTTGCGGGTGGCGCCGAGCGAGACGATCACCACGTCGGTCTCCACGGTGGAGCCGTCGGACAGCTGCGCGGCGCGCACCCGTCCCGAGGCATCGCCCTCCAGAGCGGTCACCATGACCCCGCACCGCAGGTCCACACCGTGCTCGCGCTGCATCTCGGCGGCGACCGCGCCGACCACCCCGCCGAGAGCGCCGACCAGGGGCGCCGCGCCGCGCTCGGCGACGGTGACGGCAAGGCCGCGTTCGCGGCAGGCGGAGGCGATCTCCGAACCGGTGAACCCGGCCCCGATGACGAGGACCCGCTTGGGGCCGGCCTCGAGCCGCCGCGCGAGCGCGGCACTGTCGTCGCGGGTCCGCAGGACGAAGACGCCGTCGAGTTGCGCCTCGGCCTCGCGCGGCCACGGGTGCGCTCGTACCCCGGTGGCGATCAGCAGCCGGTCGTACGGCACCTCGTCGCCGTCGGCCAGCCGCACCCGTCTGGCGGCCATGTCCAGGCCGGCGGCCGGGACGCCCAGCCGCCACGTCGCGTCGACGGAACGGAGCCTCGGTAGCGCCGTGCGCTCCGCGGCCGCCTTGCCCAGCAGGACCTGCTTGGACAGCGGGGGCCGGTCGTACGGCTCGTGGGGCTCGTCGCCGATCATCGTCAGGGAGCCCGCGAACCCCTTGTCGCGCAGGGTTTCCGCGGCCCGCAGGCCCGCCAGTGAGGCGCCGACGACGACGATGCGGCCCTCGCGTCTGAACCGTTCCAGGGATCCGTCACCGATCACCGGGCACCGCCTCGGCCGATGCGTCCACGGCATCGACCACGACGGCCTGGACAGGGCAGGCAGCGGCGGCCTGCGCCAGCTTCTCGCCCTGGGCCTCGTCGGCCTCCGGGTCGTACAGCAGCGCCTCCTCGCCATGCATGGCGAAGACCTCGGGGGCGAGGAAGGCGCACTGCGCGTACCCCTGACAGCGGTTCAGGTCGACGGCAATCCTTACCAAGGGAATCGGTCCTTTCCAACGGCCCGGTCAACCCCCTTCGACCACCCTCGGTGGCCGCGGGGGAGACGGCGACGAGGAGGAGACCGTTCGGGTGAGCGGGGTGGCCGGCTCAGTCCGCGGCGGCAGGACGTGGGCCGGCCGGAGGCCGTCCCCAGAGGATGTGCAGACTGACCACCAGCGCCCAGGCCGGGAAGACCAGTTCGGACCAGGGCACGCTGGCTCCCACCACGAGCAGCGTCAGGCCCGACGCATAGCCGAAGACGACGAGCGGGCGCGGAGAGTGGCCGAGCCGGCGGCCGATGGTCGAGGTCGTGATGATGAAGACCGCTGCCATACGCATCGCGTACGTGGTCAGCAGGGTGTAGGCGAAGTAGCGGCCGAAGGGGGAGGGCTGCTGACTGTCGGCGAGTACGGTTCCGGCAGCCGCGGCAGCGCCGAACAGGGTGGCGACGAAGACCAG includes these proteins:
- a CDS encoding ferredoxin, which encodes MVRIAVDLNRCQGYAQCAFLAPEVFAMHGEEALLYDPEADEAQGEKLAQAAAACPVQAVVVDAVDASAEAVPGDR
- a CDS encoding SpoIIE family protein phosphatase; the encoded protein is MTAESFPSNGGEYAPEPPRPTGLLDVLSVAAVVVDADGRIVFWTPQAEELFGYTAQEALGRYAARLFIHPEHLQAVRKLFAEVLETGRGWAGAFPVRHKDGSSRLMEFRNMRLQDDLGGVYALGIAADHTLLQRVETDLALCERLINQSPIGLALMDPDLRYLLVNPALERIDGIPAEDHIGRRLRETLPFPDVDTVESALRQVLTTGTPLLDQYHVGRPPADPDHDHAWSLSFYRLEDPGGRVLGAAASVVDVTERHRAAGEADRARRRLALIAEASTRVGTTLEVEQTADELAEIATHELADIVAVDVLDSALACRRTRRPDNGRELFRALALKATHPTVALRAADPPGDLAAYDGDRLVTLCVHSGRPVLVRHVGDKDLPRIARDAEATTLLARAGVHSYLAVPLVAHGEVLGALDLKRTRNPLPFDEDDVVLASELASRAAVAIDNARWFQSVRNTALTLQRSLLPDHPPHQTGLELASRYRPAQATSEVGGDWYDVIPLVDDKTALVVGDVMGNGIDAAATMGRLRTATCAYADLDLAPGAVLQHLDKITCDLEHYIVTCLYAVYDPHTRRCRIANAGHMPPALARPDRAPELLDLPTATPLGVGGVPFETTTVDLGPGDVLVLYTDGLVETRYHSIDDRLNVLLSFLDEPQRPLEETCDLLLYGLRHPDDHDDVALLVARAL
- a CDS encoding NAD(P)/FAD-dependent oxidoreductase → MIGDGSLERFRREGRIVVVGASLAGLRAAETLRDKGFAGSLTMIGDEPHEPYDRPPLSKQVLLGKAAAERTALPRLRSVDATWRLGVPAAGLDMAARRVRLADGDEVPYDRLLIATGVRAHPWPREAEAQLDGVFVLRTRDDSAALARRLEAGPKRVLVIGAGFTGSEIASACRERGLAVTVAERGAAPLVGALGGVVGAVAAEMQREHGVDLRCGVMVTALEGDASGRVRAAQLSDGSTVETDVVIVSLGATRNTEWLAGSGLGAGPRGIACDAGCRAFDIRGIVTDDIYAAGDVARCPHPLFGYQFLSLEHWGNAVSQARIAAHNMISESTDRIPHMEVPAFWSSQFGVNIKSVGVPSLGTEILISQGSLKDHRFLGVYGYQGRVIGAVAFDHARWLPFYQELIETTAPFPPSFPTVDRRSDGQRPIDADFPDPSVPTHGPTVTLGGYSPADRRMTFTPAH
- a CDS encoding iron chaperone, with the translated sequence MTNTRKSARSAASTEGKFDGFTAEEREAMKEHAQELKRSARRSPRTAKADAEKDVLAKIAEMADADRALAERLHEIVRSAAPDLSPKLWYGMPAYARDGKVVCFFQSAQKFKTRYATLGFSDQAKLDEGTMWPTAYALTELTAATEAMIVELIGKAAG
- a CDS encoding pyridoxamine 5'-phosphate oxidase family protein → MDSHAGDPRPRAVRRRDTEHRLTHDVDVWVASAATDGAPYLVPLSFDWDGETLLVATPADSPTGRNLTATRMTRLGLGHTRDVSMIEGEVEVLEIEALPQQRGDRFAVRTGFDPRTLATPYRWFRITPRRIQAWREADELPGRELMRDGGWLG
- a CDS encoding cytochrome P450, with amino-acid sequence MTQSLLHQILDHANRANPYPIYEQLRKTPVHHEDGGPYVISTYYEIRSLLHDPRISSDARNLASTARDPLAEPAREESALPPGFLRLDPPEHDRLRRMTNRPFGPPHSPHRVDGMRGELHDIVSGLIDGLGDPGRIDLVEQFSYPFPVTVICRLLGVPREDEARFHTWADTLAASLDPDPDADPTERGKGAHDARMELGMYLAGLIEERRTNPGEDMLSQLATAKGEDGPMTTMELLSTAALLLIAGHETTVNLITNGMLTLLRRPDVLERLRADPRLAVPIVEELLRFEPPVQLVPQRTTLADIEVRGVTIPKGASLWLVLASGNRDPQRFEDPDRFDPDRRDIQHLGLGSGIHSCFGAPLARLETQFALSELARRLENPRLLEDPPPYRQNAVLRGPRHLPIACDGIRP
- a CDS encoding LuxR C-terminal-related transcriptional regulator, yielding MSSPVISARESEVLALLGQHLSNAEIAAQLFISVRTVESHVSALLRKLQVPDRRALSRRAAELARAEQPRPVPALPAPLTAFIGRVRERAELAEAVKTRRQVTAVGPGGVGKTRLALAVATEAAGDFVDGVWFVDLAPVTDPGRVGAAVAAAVGVGEQPGRGIDEALLATLADRQALLVLDNCEQIRDGVAPFLERLLTACPRLRVLATSRARMMVPFEWVFPVPPLSWAGGGDSEAVTLFMERAAAVGRPPDPSVRDRIAAICERLDGMALAIELAAARWPTLGLDGLTAGLSDQLRILAGGPRADDRHRSVRAALDWSHDLLQPQDQALLRRISVFVMPFTAEAATAVAAFAPLDPAAVADGLGSLAEQSLLTAAPSATGTRYQALETIRQYGAERLADAGESTDVRSRHVGWCLADANALTGGEGADWRARFDAMAEDLRAALTWAADQPEQRADACRLALSLAELTFTRNLLGEAQQRFEQAAALADDAAGAAALREAAGVAGCRRLGDDMFRLHRAAAEAARRVGDTTGAGRDLAAAATVAYRFSSEFTRIPAADEVTAVLRAARELSGDGDPAAEAAVALAEAAVIADAFGSVQGDADNTAHETVRCAEKAVELARRAGDPVAESAALDALSGARTWAGESFGAAAAARRRIDILASVPHTPASTHEHMDALAMAAGTALGVGELARARQWGRELADHPLFAEVGHHATSWLLIADAFAGRAGDVLTRSVRFMDAWKQSGRQRSFSLGPAAASVAMIHGLRGDHDARASWLAIVDQAGTASEHRHGYGAVFDAMVLLHHGDPDAALERVAPEPEQVWKWVSWIWLHWYVALRAEASVLAGHPDARDRIEAARSVVAGNPVATAQLERAQALLDGDVTRQLAAAAAFDAAGCHYQSARTLLLAGNGHAAAGTAALAGLGLAPACG
- a CDS encoding nuclear transport factor 2 family protein, with the translated sequence MTDRPQDVVEAAFRHYRSQDRAAALPLYSDDFTFTSPRDDHIDKAAFFDRCFPTADRMTDQRLLHVTPADDEIVLVHYEYELTSGGRYRNVEAITVREGLIREVQVFFGGRV
- a CDS encoding PP2C family protein-serine/threonine phosphatase translates to MVSTTNGQQDQAAVSGRSEGLRSLAWGAVVFWLAACTVVLVVSGIAFGRDTRLAPFLVVLPALIAGRGTVRQTSVASVWVTLIIIGSLIDRPLETAGANLVVVVFAMVFSGLSVARAEQRVRHEGEIARLRSAAAALQRQILRPFPLVTDELIVHGLYEPVEEDSRVGGDIYEVVASPYGSRVFIADVQGKGLPAIGAAFAALSTFREAAMAEPTLTAVVDLLEEAVLRHNSFAEHVGERERFVTGVVLSVGSELEVQAINCGHVPPLLLHGEHAGPALRDEPSVPLGLDSLAPGPRTVEWFAFPADSALLLCTDGVTEARDPAGRFYPLEERAAALGSVPVGEVAPTLYRQLQQHTAGARSDDTAVLVLRRRSTAGGH